Proteins co-encoded in one Candidatus Eisenbacteria bacterium genomic window:
- a CDS encoding DUF362 domain-containing protein, whose amino-acid sequence MKEKIYTRRDFLRTGASGAAAFALALPAAEHLLAETGSPPERARAVLVRDPSATRPDGTVDAEVVTRMLDDAVAALANAESSEAAWRAFLSPEDVLGIKTNVWSSLPTPRPLEEAIRGRAIEIGIREENISTGDRRVLDDPVFLRSTALVNIRPIRTHHWSGIGGCIKNYVMFVREPWKWHGDSCADLAGIWKEPVCEGKTRLNVLVALTPLFYGIGPHHFDPAHVWAYNGLLVGTDPVALDALGVKLLEEKRKAFFEKPPRGGTSAKHVRVAETRWKLGVAEIDRIDIVRIGPMDDALI is encoded by the coding sequence GTGAAAGAGAAGATTTACACAAGAAGAGATTTCCTGAGAACGGGGGCTTCCGGCGCCGCCGCTTTCGCCCTCGCGCTCCCGGCCGCCGAGCATCTTCTGGCGGAGACCGGTTCGCCGCCGGAGAGAGCGCGCGCCGTCCTCGTTCGCGATCCTTCCGCGACGCGTCCGGACGGAACCGTCGACGCGGAAGTTGTAACAAGGATGTTGGACGACGCGGTCGCTGCTCTCGCGAACGCTGAGAGCTCCGAGGCGGCCTGGCGCGCGTTTCTCTCGCCCGAGGATGTGCTCGGGATCAAGACGAACGTCTGGTCCTCGCTCCCCACGCCGCGCCCGCTCGAGGAGGCGATTCGCGGGCGAGCGATCGAGATCGGGATCCGCGAGGAGAACATCTCGACCGGCGATCGGCGCGTTCTCGACGACCCGGTCTTTCTCCGCTCGACGGCGCTCGTCAACATCCGCCCGATCCGGACGCACCACTGGTCGGGGATCGGCGGATGCATCAAGAACTATGTCATGTTCGTGCGGGAACCGTGGAAGTGGCACGGCGACTCGTGCGCCGACCTCGCCGGGATCTGGAAAGAACCGGTCTGCGAGGGGAAGACGCGGCTCAACGTGCTCGTCGCTCTCACGCCTCTCTTCTACGGAATCGGGCCGCACCACTTCGATCCGGCGCATGTGTGGGCGTACAACGGTCTCCTCGTCGGAACCGATCCGGTCGCCCTCGATGCGCTCGGCGTGAAGCTTCTGGAGGAGAAGCGCAAAGCGTTCTTCGAGAAGCCGCCGCGCGGAGGAACATCCGCGAAGCACGTCCGCGTCGCCGAAACCCGATGGAAGCTCGGCGTCGCCGAGATCGACCGGATCGACATCGTTCGCATCGGCCCGATGGACGACGCCCTGATCTGA
- the speD gene encoding adenosylmethionine decarboxylase gives MKTHVGGHGIRSGRSSHSAGSHVLLDFGGVPREICEDDAFLLDLIRKASIESGSTVINSCRYRFGHNSPSGCTAFVMLDESHVSIHTYAERGLVAADVFTCGPTSEEKTDLIVTRLKSALPHTEVRDIRLPRFAPIAETASVPGGDG, from the coding sequence ATGAAGACTCACGTCGGAGGTCACGGAATCCGATCCGGACGGAGCTCGCATTCCGCCGGAAGCCACGTCCTTCTCGACTTCGGCGGCGTGCCTCGCGAGATCTGCGAGGACGACGCGTTCCTCCTCGATCTGATCCGAAAAGCTTCGATCGAATCGGGATCGACGGTGATCAACTCGTGCCGGTATCGGTTCGGGCACAACTCGCCTTCGGGCTGCACCGCGTTCGTCATGCTGGACGAGAGCCACGTTTCGATTCACACCTATGCCGAGCGCGGTCTCGTGGCCGCCGACGTCTTCACCTGCGGGCCGACAAGCGAGGAGAAGACGGACTTGATCGTGACCAGGCTGAAGAGCGCCCTGCCCCACACCGAAGTCCGTGACATCCGCCTCCCGAGGTTCGCCCCGATCGCGGAGACCGCTTCGGTTCCGGGAGGTGACGGTTGA
- a CDS encoding deoxyhypusine synthase family protein, translated as MKRRLHDGREDGLDPLETLDLRKTESFSDLLARMSKTAFGGRALGEAYHVFREMAGDPSCLIVVTVSGAMTIAKMGKVLCDMIDEGLAHIVVSTGALMAHGLSEAIGGVHYKHDETKDDVELFEKGYNRVYDTLEMEANLCAAERLVSEVLDRHDWSRPTSSHEFNREIGRRLFELGQMPSILGNAYAKGVPVYVPAFTDSELGLDVATHAMKKSMEARGSSGTDVLFSEAPPFNPFLDLFDYTRRILAAKTVGIFTIGGGVPRNWAQQVGPFVDITNMRLGTEISQPRFRYGIRICPEPTHWGGLSGCTYREGVSWGKFVPREEGGRFAEVYCDATIAWPILVRALLETKR; from the coding sequence TTGAAGCGCCGGCTGCACGACGGCCGGGAAGACGGTCTCGATCCCCTCGAAACGCTCGACTTGCGGAAGACGGAGAGCTTCTCCGATCTCCTCGCGCGCATGTCGAAGACCGCGTTCGGCGGGAGAGCGCTCGGGGAGGCGTACCACGTCTTCCGCGAGATGGCCGGCGATCCTTCCTGTTTGATCGTCGTCACCGTTTCCGGAGCGATGACGATCGCGAAGATGGGCAAGGTTCTCTGCGACATGATCGACGAGGGCCTCGCGCACATCGTCGTCAGCACCGGAGCGCTGATGGCCCACGGGCTCTCCGAGGCGATCGGGGGCGTCCACTACAAACACGACGAGACCAAGGACGACGTCGAGCTCTTCGAGAAGGGCTACAACCGCGTCTACGACACGCTGGAGATGGAGGCGAACCTATGCGCCGCGGAGCGCCTCGTCTCCGAGGTCCTGGACCGCCACGACTGGTCCCGCCCGACGTCGTCGCACGAGTTCAACCGGGAGATCGGGCGACGTCTCTTCGAGCTCGGGCAGATGCCGAGCATCCTCGGCAACGCGTACGCGAAGGGAGTTCCGGTGTACGTCCCGGCTTTCACCGATTCCGAGCTCGGCCTCGACGTCGCGACCCACGCGATGAAGAAGTCAATGGAGGCGCGCGGATCGAGCGGTACCGACGTTCTCTTTTCGGAAGCCCCGCCCTTCAACCCGTTCTTGGATCTTTTCGATTACACGCGAAGAATCCTGGCGGCTAAGACGGTCGGCATCTTCACGATCGGCGGGGGCGTGCCGCGGAACTGGGCTCAGCAAGTCGGCCCCTTCGTCGACATCACCAACATGCGCCTCGGGACGGAGATCTCGCAGCCGCGCTTCCGCTACGGGATCCGCATCTGTCCCGAGCCGACGCACTGGGGCGGGCTCTCCGGCTGCACGTACCGGGAAGGCGTCTCGTGGGGGAAGTTCGTTCCTCGCGAAGAGGGAGGACGTTTCGCCGAGGTGTACTGCGACGCCACGATCGCATGGCCGATTCTCGTTCGCGCCCTACTCGAAACGAAACGATGA
- the speB gene encoding agmatinase, with product MSEGHTVRFLDLPPCPIEKAEVVILSLPFEKTVSYGRGAATGPQAILDASRQIELFDEETEIDFDRGPRIHTAEAVEPGERSVEGYLADVARRTSALRDRFVLSLGGEHTVTYGAARGLVPSLRDLTIVQIDAHADLIDALEGNRWSHGTVMRRLWDEGCRIVSIGVRSLSREEFDLARKGDRIRVFFAHRLEEEWRDAIQLLLALEGPVYLSLDVDGLDPAVLPSTGTPQPGGLSWKQATAILEATARAPKARFIGADIVEYVASPNPPGSDLTAAKLATRLLAYRESARRTGRPSPDAGA from the coding sequence ATGAGCGAAGGCCACACCGTCCGCTTTCTGGATCTTCCTCCCTGCCCGATCGAGAAGGCCGAGGTCGTCATCCTTTCTCTTCCTTTCGAGAAGACCGTGAGCTACGGACGCGGCGCGGCGACCGGTCCCCAGGCAATTCTCGATGCGAGCCGGCAGATCGAGCTGTTCGACGAGGAAACGGAGATCGACTTCGACAGGGGACCGCGCATCCACACGGCCGAGGCGGTCGAGCCGGGCGAGCGGTCGGTCGAGGGCTATCTCGCGGATGTCGCGCGCCGCACGAGCGCTCTTCGGGATCGTTTCGTTCTTTCTCTCGGCGGGGAGCACACGGTCACGTACGGCGCGGCGCGCGGTCTCGTCCCTTCCCTTCGCGATCTCACGATCGTCCAGATCGATGCGCACGCGGACCTCATCGACGCTCTCGAAGGGAACAGATGGTCGCACGGCACCGTGATGCGGCGTCTATGGGACGAGGGATGCCGGATCGTCTCGATCGGCGTGCGAAGCCTCTCGCGCGAGGAGTTCGATCTCGCGCGAAAAGGAGATCGCATCCGCGTCTTCTTCGCCCACCGCCTCGAAGAAGAGTGGCGGGACGCGATTCAGCTTCTTCTCGCGCTCGAGGGGCCGGTCTATCTTTCGCTCGACGTGGACGGCCTCGATCCGGCGGTTCTCCCGAGCACCGGCACGCCGCAGCCGGGCGGTCTCTCCTGGAAGCAGGCGACGGCGATTCTCGAGGCGACGGCGCGCGCGCCGAAGGCTCGGTTCATCGGAGCGGACATCGTCGAGTACGTGGCGAGCCCGAACCCTCCGGGTTCGGACCTCACGGCGGCGAAGCTCGCGACGCGTCTTCTCGCGTATCGAGAGTCGGCTCGCCGCACGGGGCGGCCTTCACCGGACGCTGGCGCGTAG